The DNA region GACCTCGACCTCCTCGAGGTGTTCGACGACTTGACCACGCAGGAGTGGCACCAGGGGCACGACACGGTCGTCGATCGCGCGTTGTGGGCCGCCGTCACCGCCGACGAGTGCCTCGCCCACCTGGCTGGCCTTGGCTACTCCAGGAAGGTCCTGGGCCGCCATCGCCTCCTGCGAGCCGCCAGGACGGCAGAGGACCACACCGGACCCGACGCCGAGGACTTCTCGCTGCTCGTCCAAGCCGGTGACACCCGTGGCGTGCAGCGGGCGGCCCGGTGGTTCCGCCGACGGGGTCCGCTCGTCCCTGTCGCCGCAGCAGTGCGTCGCTTCGCGTCACGCCCCTGGCGGCCCGGGGACGAGCTCGCCGAGCTGACCCTCATCCGGGTGGCCGGCGACCTTCTGGTGGGGGACGAAGCTGAGGCGCTGGTGACGCGCCTTTACGCGATCGTGCTGGACGACGAGCCGAGGGAGCTCGGGTACAGGCGCCGGTACGAGGCGGTCCGTGCGCTTCCGCTCCTCCTCACCGCTGCGCCGACCGAGGTCCAATCGCGGGCCGTCTCCTGGCTTCTCGACCTCATGGCGTTGGAGGACGAGCTGCTGCTGCGCGCTCTACCTGCAGCTCTGCGCGCGGTGGCCTGGTCCGACGTCGACCGCGCAGCCCGATCCGACGCTATGAACGCCGTGGCAGCGGTCCTCACGGAGGGGGGCGCCTGGACCGACATGGCGGCGCCGCTGCTGCTTTCTCTGCGAGAGGTGGAACCGGTGTGGGCGGCCGAGCAGGCCCTCGCTGCGTGGCGCGACGCACCGTCTCCGCTGCTCGGTGCCGTGGTACTCGACGTGGCGGAGGAGATCCCGCTGCCGGTGCTCTCCGCAATCGCCGACCAAGCGAAGGTCGTCCCCGTCGGTGACACGCGCCGTCTCGGCGGGGTCAACGGGGCGCTTGTGCTGGCCGCCTGCCTCGCCCGCCGCGTCGAGAGCGCCCGCTGGGAGGAGCTGCTCACGTGGCTCGCCCATCCGGGTCACCAGTCGCACGACAAGATCCCCGTGCTCGACCATCTGGGCGCCCTCTCCGACGCCCTCCCCGACGAGGCCCGCAGCCGCCTCGCTCAGCTCCTACGGGATGGGATCACCGGCGCGGAGGGCCCCTTGGGCGTCGCGTCGCCGAGCGCGCTTGACGTCGCCGCCCTGCGCCTCGCCGCACGGCTCGGGGTCGCGGACCCTGCCACCGCCGTGCGCCGGCTCGTCGAGTTTTCCACGAGCCCGGAGGCGACGCTGCGGGCGGAGGCGGCGCGCTCACTTCCAACGCTGGATGCGACGGACGAGACACTGATGCTGCTGCGCGTCTTGCTCCGCGACCGCCATCACGAGGTCCGGGCGAGCGCCGCGCGGGCCCTCTGCATCCTGCGGCACCCCGAGCAGGGCTGGATCCGGCAGGCGGTGATCGACCAGCTCGGCATGCAGGGCGTCGCGCAGCCGCTCGGGGCCCTCAGCGGGCTCATGGACGCCGACGACCTGGTCGAGGAGGCGCGGGACGCCGTGGCGGACCTCGCCGACAGGTCCCTGGCCGGCCAGGTCCGCGCATGGGCGCGACAGCTCCTGCGCCCTCTGCAGCCATGAGCGACGCCGTCTCGCAGGCGTCCGGACACCTCGGGCAGAGTCGCTGCTGCGCGCAGCGGGACCAGCTCGAGACGTGGTGCGCGCTGCTGGTGGCGTTGCGCGCTGGTGGAGCGGTTGGCACACTTGGAACAGTTGGATCAGTATCAAGGCTCGGAGTTTGTGATGACCCGCTGTGACCCCGCCTTGTCGGTTCTGCAGCGCGCGGATGCAGCGCTCGAGGAGCTCGCTGCGTCCTCCAGCGCTGATGACGAGCAGTTGCAGGAGCTGCTCGGGGCGCTCCTGGAGGTGACCCCACTGCGCGAGCGGCTCCATGAGCTGGTGCATGCGCTTGCGCACGGCCATGACGTTGCCATCACGATCGCCGATGAGGCACTGACCCCCGCCCAGGCCGCCAAGCGGCTGAGCTGCTCACGCAAGATCATCAACAAGATGATCCACGCGGGCACGCTGGCCGCCTATCGGTTGCCCGAGAGCGACCACCAGCGCATCCCGGCGAGCGAGGTGATGCGCGTCCTGCAGGAGCGTGACGAGCGCTTCTGGTCTCCACTGACCGATCTGCCCGGACCGGAGTCCTTCTCGGCGGCCCTGGACGAGTCGCGCCGCCGCGCCGCTGCGAAGTAGTGGTCGGCTGGTCGACGCTGCGACCCCTCACGGCTGCCGATGCAGCGGCCTGCGCTGCGTTCTCCTGCTGTGACGCCGGCGGGAAGTACGGCGCCGCCGACCTCGAGCGGCAGGTTCGGAACGGCAAAGCCGTCCGGCGGGCCGCCGCCGAGTCCGGCCATGGTCCACGACGACATCCTCGCCCGCCATCCGACGACGAAGGCCGTTCTCGTCCGTGTCCATCCGCAGCATGCCCGCAGTCTCGCGCTGCTCGGCCGGACGGCTTACGTGCCCGTGGCCGGCGATCCCGGTTCAGTGGCTCCCAGTCGATGCCGCGGTCGCTCGCCCCTTACCGGCGGGCTCGTCCACTTGGCTGTGACCG from Egibacteraceae bacterium includes:
- a CDS encoding excisionase family DNA-binding protein — encoded protein: MERLAHLEQLDQYQGSEFVMTRCDPALSVLQRADAALEELAASSSADDEQLQELLGALLEVTPLRERLHELVHALAHGHDVAITIADEALTPAQAAKRLSCSRKIINKMIHAGTLAAYRLPESDHQRIPASEVMRVLQERDERFWSPLTDLPGPESFSAALDESRRRAAAK